The following proteins are encoded in a genomic region of Rhizobium sp. CCGE531:
- a CDS encoding TIGR00645 family protein: MKSLELLVERIILSSRWLLVIFYLGLAASLAVYALSFAYKFYKVAINVLAYDEADMILAILGLIDAALVASLIVMVMISGYENFVSSFDEADDEVSFLGKLDSGSLKIKVASSIVAISSIHLLQIFLNATQYDNTKLMWFTIIHLAFVVSAVLLGLLERIMAKSKAKDA; this comes from the coding sequence ATGAAGTCCCTGGAATTGCTGGTCGAGCGCATCATCCTCTCCAGTCGCTGGCTTCTGGTGATCTTCTATCTCGGTCTTGCCGCCTCGCTCGCCGTCTACGCCCTGTCATTTGCCTATAAGTTCTACAAGGTGGCGATCAACGTACTGGCTTATGACGAAGCCGACATGATCCTGGCGATCCTCGGCCTCATCGACGCCGCCCTGGTGGCGAGCCTGATCGTCATGGTGATGATTTCCGGCTATGAGAATTTCGTCAGCAGCTTCGATGAAGCCGACGACGAGGTTTCTTTCCTTGGCAAGCTCGATTCAGGCAGCCTCAAGATCAAGGTCGCCTCCTCGATCGTCGCCATTTCCTCGATCCACCTGCTGCAGATCTTCCTGAACGCCACTCAATACGACAACACCAAGCTGATGTGGTTCACGATCATCCATCTCGCCTTCGTCGTCTCGGCGGTATTGCTAGGCCTCCTGGAAAGGATCATGGCGAAAAGCAAAGCCAAGGACGCCTGA
- a CDS encoding LuxR C-terminal-related transcriptional regulator: MSYIITAERQLLLSAELATARTQAAFALALERTGLAFGFSHMAFMNAPVSDDAMMTPLLIEGTVPAQFVRDFDRQQLVRRCPMLLRTRDSVLPRSWHLLEKDTELDSDLPREIYTLLINYNCPMSVIIPVNSPDGQRLLFWFMGNRNSLGQSELNELTLIMLQALDSYNCLKRSDSAVPHSLSARELEVVRWTAQGKTSVEIGQILSLSDHTVNAYMMNAIKKLDCVNRTQLVAKAIRLKLIS; this comes from the coding sequence ATGTCCTATATCATCACCGCCGAGAGACAATTGCTGCTTTCTGCCGAGCTGGCTACCGCGCGGACACAAGCAGCGTTTGCGCTGGCGCTGGAACGGACGGGGTTGGCTTTCGGCTTCAGCCACATGGCGTTCATGAATGCTCCGGTTTCCGACGATGCGATGATGACGCCGCTGCTGATCGAAGGCACCGTGCCAGCACAATTCGTGCGTGATTTCGATCGTCAGCAGCTTGTGCGGCGCTGCCCAATGCTGCTGCGCACGCGGGACTCGGTGCTGCCGCGCTCCTGGCACCTGCTGGAAAAAGACACCGAGCTCGACAGTGATCTTCCGCGCGAGATCTATACGCTTTTGATCAACTACAATTGCCCGATGAGCGTGATCATCCCGGTCAATTCACCGGATGGTCAGCGTCTTCTCTTCTGGTTCATGGGCAATCGCAACAGTCTCGGTCAGAGCGAACTCAACGAGCTCACCCTGATCATGCTGCAGGCGCTGGATTCCTATAATTGCCTGAAGCGCAGCGACAGCGCCGTGCCGCATTCGCTCTCGGCCCGCGAGCTCGAAGTGGTTCGCTGGACGGCCCAGGGCAAGACCTCGGTCGAAATAGGCCAGATCCTTTCCCTCTCCGACCATACGGTCAACGCCTATATGATGAACGCCATCAAGAAGCTCGATTGCGTCAATCGCACGCAACTCGTCGCCAAGGCCATCCGCCTCAAGTTGATCAGCTAG
- a CDS encoding DUF2333 family protein — translation MLDSITAFLKRIWSAITRWLGLVFVGLAWPFLAARGWYRHSNWLIKLPVAAFVVLLAVLYIYFVWQTQIWTGFNPAYPDVYKFSERKFSAGEELPATQGQQAAAAAPKACQTSAVVDVAADLTDFDVNQNAWISSMMLYKLGFFGISWDDTPFLDNKASFQRGINSVVRRTSAELVDTLGRVRGTSSINSDLQKARGNLQFDESSWYFGLHPFGPKTPTPSYYRAAITNLRNFNTDLSNCKAVFDGRADNLLQFVDHVAGDLGSTANILADRSQNYSYGWFDMRADDRFWFAYGQLYANYGILSAAGADFQQVIAERNVGRLWNDTLGMLQTALRIQPMIISNGREDSSFMPSHLATMGFHILRVRSNLVEIRTVLGGR, via the coding sequence ATGCTTGACTCGATCACAGCGTTCTTGAAGCGGATCTGGTCCGCCATTACACGATGGCTGGGACTGGTTTTCGTCGGGCTCGCTTGGCCGTTTCTTGCCGCGCGCGGCTGGTATCGCCATAGCAACTGGCTGATCAAGCTGCCCGTCGCCGCTTTCGTGGTGCTGCTGGCGGTGCTTTACATCTATTTCGTCTGGCAGACGCAGATCTGGACCGGGTTCAATCCGGCCTATCCCGATGTCTATAAATTCTCCGAACGCAAATTTTCCGCGGGAGAAGAGTTGCCGGCAACGCAAGGGCAGCAGGCCGCCGCCGCAGCGCCAAAGGCGTGCCAAACCTCGGCAGTCGTGGATGTCGCCGCGGATCTTACCGATTTCGACGTCAACCAGAATGCCTGGATCTCCTCGATGATGCTTTACAAGCTAGGTTTCTTCGGCATCTCATGGGACGACACACCCTTCCTGGATAACAAGGCGTCCTTCCAAAGAGGCATAAACTCGGTGGTTCGCCGCACCTCGGCGGAATTGGTCGACACGCTCGGCCGCGTGCGCGGGACTTCCAGTATCAACAGCGACCTGCAGAAGGCGCGCGGCAACCTGCAGTTCGACGAATCGAGCTGGTATTTCGGTCTGCATCCGTTCGGGCCGAAGACGCCAACCCCGAGCTATTATCGCGCCGCGATCACCAACCTGCGCAACTTCAATACCGATCTCAGCAACTGCAAGGCGGTTTTCGATGGACGCGCGGACAATCTCCTGCAGTTTGTCGACCATGTCGCCGGCGACCTTGGCAGCACGGCAAATATATTGGCGGACCGATCGCAAAACTACAGTTATGGGTGGTTCGACATGCGCGCGGACGATCGTTTCTGGTTTGCCTATGGTCAGCTTTACGCCAATTACGGCATTCTGAGCGCGGCCGGCGCGGATTTTCAGCAGGTGATTGCCGAACGCAATGTCGGCAGGCTCTGGAACGACACGCTCGGGATGTTGCAGACGGCGCTCCGCATTCAGCCAATGATCATCTCCAATGGCCGCGAAGACAGCTCGTTCATGCCAAGCCACCTTGCGACGATGGGCTTCCACATCCTGCGGGTGCGTTCGAACCTCGTCGAAATCCGCACGGTGTTGGGCGGCCGCTGA
- a CDS encoding cytochrome c family protein: protein MKLLCAAPAVIMLAVASSAFADGDAVAGAVVFRKCGACHTATASENRVGPSLMGVVGRPVASAPNYAYSPAMKAFGADGKVWDDALLRKYLPGPQFLVKGTRMTFPGLKSERDLDNLIAYLKNPVVAQ from the coding sequence ATGAAACTGCTTTGCGCGGCGCCGGCCGTCATCATGCTTGCCGTGGCCTCTTCGGCGTTTGCTGATGGAGATGCGGTTGCGGGTGCCGTCGTTTTCAGGAAATGCGGCGCCTGCCATACGGCGACCGCGTCTGAAAACCGCGTTGGACCTTCATTGATGGGCGTTGTCGGGCGGCCCGTCGCAAGCGCGCCCAACTATGCCTATTCGCCGGCGATGAAGGCATTCGGGGCCGATGGCAAGGTTTGGGACGACGCCCTGTTGCGGAAATACCTGCCGGGGCCGCAATTCCTGGTCAAGGGCACCAGGATGACGTTTCCGGGACTCAAGAGCGAGCGGGATCTCGACAATCTGATCGCCTATCTGAAGAATCCTGTGGTCGCCCAATAG
- a CDS encoding thymidine kinase — protein MAKLYFHYSTMNAGKSTMLLQAAYNYQERGMRTAAFIAALDDRVGRGTIASRIGLTMDAIPFEIGDDLYALVEDMHASEPLNCVFVDEAQFLSREQVWQLAHIVDRLGLPVMAYGLRTDFHGRLFPGSQELLTIADELREVRTICHCGHKATMVVRLDAAGEVVREGAQIEIGGSDKYVSLCRRHWEEAIICE, from the coding sequence ATGGCCAAGCTCTATTTCCATTATTCGACGATGAATGCCGGCAAATCGACCATGCTGCTGCAGGCGGCCTATAACTATCAGGAGCGCGGCATGCGCACCGCCGCCTTCATCGCAGCTCTCGACGATCGCGTCGGCCGCGGCACGATCGCTTCCCGCATCGGCCTCACGATGGATGCCATACCGTTCGAGATCGGCGATGATCTCTACGCCTTGGTCGAAGACATGCATGCGAGCGAGCCCCTGAATTGCGTCTTCGTCGACGAGGCTCAGTTCTTGTCGCGCGAGCAAGTGTGGCAGCTCGCCCATATCGTCGATCGCCTCGGACTGCCGGTCATGGCCTACGGGTTGCGCACGGACTTCCACGGACGGTTGTTTCCGGGATCGCAGGAGCTGCTGACCATCGCGGACGAATTGCGCGAAGTGCGGACGATCTGCCATTGCGGCCACAAGGCCACGATGGTCGTGCGGTTGGATGCCGCCGGCGAGGTCGTGCGCGAAGGCGCGCAGATCGAGATCGGCGGCAGCGACAAATATGTCTCGCTCTGCCGCCGTCATTGGGAAGAGGCTATCATCTGCGAGTGA
- a CDS encoding choline ABC transporter substrate-binding protein gives MIKKTLTAFAFASALSTLTLGATTASAADPASCSTVHFADVGWTDITSTTATASILLKALGYDTDVKVLAVPVTYQSLKNKDIDVFLGNWMPSMAENIKPFTADKSVETVRANLEGAKYTLATNEKGAALGIKDFKDIAAHKNDLDGKIYGIEPGNDGNRLVIDMLDKNTFGLKGFEVVESSEQGMLAQVSRADKEGKPIIFLGWAPHPMNTTYKMTYLTGGDDVFGPNFGGATVYTNVRAGYLQQCPNVGAFVKNLVFSLPMENEIMGKILNDGKEPEAAATEWLKANPSAVTPWLAGVTTKDGGDGTAAVKAKFGL, from the coding sequence ATGATAAAAAAGACCCTTACTGCATTCGCTTTCGCATCAGCTCTTTCCACACTGACATTGGGCGCCACGACAGCCTCCGCCGCCGACCCGGCAAGCTGTAGCACCGTACATTTCGCCGATGTGGGCTGGACCGACATCACCTCCACCACGGCCACCGCCTCCATCCTACTGAAGGCTCTCGGCTACGACACCGACGTCAAGGTGCTCGCCGTGCCGGTGACCTATCAGTCCCTCAAGAACAAGGACATCGATGTCTTCCTCGGCAACTGGATGCCCTCCATGGCCGAGAACATCAAGCCGTTCACCGCGGACAAGTCGGTTGAAACCGTCCGCGCCAATCTGGAGGGCGCCAAGTACACGCTGGCGACCAACGAAAAGGGTGCCGCGCTCGGCATCAAGGACTTCAAGGACATCGCCGCCCACAAGAATGACCTTGACGGCAAGATCTACGGCATCGAGCCGGGCAATGACGGCAACCGCCTGGTTATCGACATGCTCGACAAGAACACCTTCGGCCTCAAGGGCTTCGAAGTGGTTGAATCCTCAGAGCAGGGCATGCTCGCCCAGGTCTCGCGCGCCGACAAGGAAGGCAAGCCGATCATCTTCCTCGGCTGGGCCCCGCATCCAATGAACACCACCTACAAAATGACCTATCTCACCGGCGGGGACGACGTCTTCGGACCGAATTTCGGCGGCGCGACCGTCTACACCAATGTCCGGGCCGGCTACCTGCAGCAGTGCCCGAACGTCGGCGCCTTCGTCAAGAATCTCGTCTTCTCGCTGCCGATGGAAAACGAAATCATGGGCAAGATCCTGAATGACGGCAAAGAGCCGGAAGCGGCTGCGACTGAATGGCTGAAGGCCAATCCGTCGGCGGTCACGCCGTGGCTTGCCGGTGTCACCACCAAGGACGGCGGTGACGGCACGGCGGCGGTAAAGGCCAAGTTTGGCTTGTAA
- the choW gene encoding choline ABC transporter permease subunit: MNWLTDYRIPIGPWAKAVVDWLTSNFTWFFDGLSFVVAHLIKALLFLLQAPHPLIVAAIIVAIAYWLRRSIPIAALTLMGLLITINQGYWKETTETLALVLASTFACMLVGIPLGIAAARRPWLYALMRPILDLMQTIPPFVYLVPVMILLGLGMVPGLIATVVFALPASIRMTRLGIISTPPSLVEAAEAFGATPRQVLRKVEVPFAMPQIMAGLTQTIMLSLSMVSIAALVGAPGLGVPVLRALNSVNVAKSFDSGACIVILAIILDRMFRAPGEGDRS; this comes from the coding sequence GTGAACTGGTTAACCGATTACCGCATTCCCATCGGGCCGTGGGCCAAAGCCGTCGTGGATTGGCTGACGAGCAATTTCACATGGTTCTTCGACGGACTCTCCTTTGTCGTCGCACACCTGATCAAAGCATTGCTGTTCCTGTTGCAGGCGCCGCATCCGCTGATCGTGGCCGCGATCATCGTAGCCATTGCCTACTGGCTGCGACGGAGCATTCCCATCGCGGCACTGACCCTGATGGGCCTGCTGATCACCATTAACCAGGGTTACTGGAAGGAAACGACGGAAACGCTGGCGCTGGTGCTGGCCTCGACCTTCGCCTGCATGCTCGTCGGCATTCCTCTCGGCATCGCCGCCGCGCGTCGCCCCTGGCTCTACGCTCTGATGCGGCCGATCCTCGACCTGATGCAGACCATCCCGCCCTTCGTCTATCTGGTACCGGTGATGATCCTGCTCGGCCTCGGCATGGTGCCGGGCCTCATTGCCACTGTCGTGTTCGCCCTTCCCGCGTCGATCCGCATGACCCGTCTCGGCATTATCTCGACGCCGCCCTCTCTCGTCGAAGCAGCCGAAGCTTTTGGCGCGACGCCGCGACAGGTGCTGCGCAAGGTCGAGGTGCCCTTCGCGATGCCGCAGATCATGGCCGGCCTGACGCAGACCATCATGCTGTCCCTCTCCATGGTCTCGATCGCCGCGCTCGTCGGCGCGCCCGGTCTCGGCGTGCCCGTGCTGCGCGCGCTGAATAGCGTCAATGTCGCCAAGAGCTTCGATTCCGGCGCCTGCATCGTCATCCTGGCGATCATTCTAGACCGTATGTTCCGTGCGCCCGGCGAAGGAGACCGCTCATGA
- the choV gene encoding choline ABC transporter ATP-binding protein, which produces MTVAVDFKNVSIIFGDRTDAALKLVDQGKSRDEIGKSTGMVLGVANASLQIEEGEILVLMGLSGSGKSTLLRAVNGLAPVVRGDVVVNTKNGPINPYSCSPKALRDLRMHTVSMVFQQFALLPWRTVADNVGFGLELAGVPDAERKKRVDEQLQLVNLTQWANRKVNELSGGMQQRVGLARAFATGAPILLMDEPFSALDPLIRTRLQDELLEFQRRLKRTILFVSHDLDEAFRIGNRIAIMESGHIIQCGTPQEIVKSPADQYVADFVQHMNPISMLTARDVMQQGVGHSNNAGSVTATATAATPLVDILDALTRQPGNIGVVDNGTIIGTISAQDVVAGLTSHRRKE; this is translated from the coding sequence ATGACCGTCGCCGTCGATTTCAAAAATGTCAGCATCATCTTTGGCGATCGTACCGATGCCGCTCTGAAACTCGTCGACCAAGGCAAGTCACGCGACGAGATCGGCAAATCCACCGGCATGGTGCTTGGCGTCGCCAATGCCTCGCTGCAAATCGAGGAAGGCGAGATCCTCGTGCTCATGGGGCTGTCCGGCTCCGGGAAATCGACCCTGCTGCGCGCCGTCAACGGTCTAGCGCCGGTCGTGCGCGGCGATGTCGTCGTCAATACCAAGAACGGCCCGATCAATCCTTACTCCTGCAGCCCCAAGGCGCTGCGCGATCTGCGCATGCATACCGTCTCCATGGTGTTCCAGCAGTTCGCGCTTCTGCCCTGGCGCACGGTCGCCGACAATGTCGGCTTCGGACTCGAGCTTGCCGGAGTGCCGGACGCTGAGCGCAAGAAGCGCGTCGACGAGCAGCTCCAGCTCGTCAATCTCACACAATGGGCCAACCGCAAGGTCAACGAGCTCTCGGGCGGCATGCAGCAGCGCGTCGGTCTCGCCCGCGCCTTTGCGACCGGCGCACCGATCCTGCTCATGGACGAGCCGTTTTCCGCGCTCGATCCCTTGATCCGCACCCGCCTGCAGGACGAGCTTCTGGAGTTCCAGCGCCGCCTGAAACGCACCATCCTCTTCGTCAGCCACGATCTAGACGAGGCATTCCGCATCGGCAACCGCATCGCCATCATGGAAAGCGGCCACATCATCCAGTGCGGAACGCCGCAGGAGATCGTCAAGAGCCCGGCCGATCAGTATGTTGCCGATTTCGTGCAGCATATGAACCCGATCAGCATGCTGACGGCGCGCGACGTCATGCAGCAGGGCGTCGGACATTCCAACAATGCCGGCTCCGTCACCGCCACGGCAACCGCCGCCACCCCACTGGTCGATATCCTCGACGCCCTGACGCGCCAGCCGGGCAATATCGGCGTCGTTGACAACGGCACGATTATCGGAACGATCTCGGCGCAAGATGTGGTGGCCGGCCTCACCAGCCACCGGCGTAAGGAGTAG
- a CDS encoding metalloregulator ArsR/SmtB family transcription factor → MKTRNLAEHSNVAAALLSAMANPKRLLILCSLVKGEVPVGVLANQVGLSQSALSQHLSKLRAQKLVKTRRDAQTIYYSSTSESVIRVLETLEDIYCEPEKSRSAA, encoded by the coding sequence ATGAAGACAAGAAATTTGGCCGAACATTCAAATGTTGCGGCAGCATTACTATCGGCAATGGCGAACCCAAAGCGTCTTTTGATCCTTTGCAGTCTTGTTAAGGGCGAGGTTCCCGTTGGCGTTTTGGCCAATCAGGTCGGACTAAGCCAGTCAGCGCTCTCCCAGCATCTTTCGAAGCTGCGCGCTCAGAAGCTCGTGAAGACGCGTCGTGACGCTCAAACGATTTACTACTCCAGCACATCGGAATCCGTCATTCGGGTTCTTGAAACGCTGGAAGACATTTATTGTGAGCCGGAAAAAAGTAGATCGGCAGCTTAA
- a CDS encoding aspartate aminotransferase family protein, with amino-acid sequence MSDRLNATPNDLRAFWMPFTANRQFKKEPRLFVSAKDMYYTTHDGRQVLDGTAGLWCVNAGHCRPKITEAISQQAGELDYAPAFQLGHPKAFELANRLVDIAPEGLDHVLYTNSGSESVETALKVALAYHRVKGNGSRFRLIGRERGYHGVNFGGISVGGIVSNRKMFGTLLTGVDHMPHTHLPGKNNFTRGEPEHGGDIASELERIVTLHDASTIAAVIVEPVAGSTGVLIPPKGYLQKLREICTKHGILLIFDEVITGFGRLGAPFAAQYYDVKPDMITAAKGLTNGVIPMGAVFVTSEIHDAFMQGPEHMIEFFHGYTYSGNPIAAAAALATLDTYKEEGLLTRAAELSDYWADALHSLKDCPNVIDIRNTGLIGAIELDPIAGEPTKRAFTAFLKAYEKGLLIRTTGDIIALSPPLIIEKHHIDELFGKLREILQNNI; translated from the coding sequence ATGTCGGACCGTTTGAATGCCACCCCTAATGATTTGCGCGCCTTCTGGATGCCGTTTACGGCCAACCGTCAGTTCAAGAAAGAGCCGCGCCTGTTCGTCAGCGCCAAGGATATGTACTACACCACCCATGACGGTCGCCAGGTTCTGGATGGGACTGCGGGTCTGTGGTGCGTAAACGCCGGACACTGCCGCCCGAAGATCACCGAAGCCATCAGCCAGCAAGCAGGCGAACTCGACTATGCCCCCGCCTTCCAGCTCGGCCACCCCAAGGCTTTCGAGCTGGCGAACCGCCTTGTCGACATCGCGCCTGAAGGCCTGGATCACGTCCTCTATACGAATTCCGGTTCGGAGTCGGTCGAGACGGCCCTGAAGGTGGCGCTTGCCTATCATCGGGTGAAGGGCAACGGCTCGCGCTTCCGCCTCATCGGCCGCGAGCGCGGCTATCACGGCGTCAATTTCGGCGGCATCTCCGTCGGCGGCATCGTCTCGAACCGCAAGATGTTCGGCACGCTTCTGACCGGCGTCGATCACATGCCGCACACGCATCTTCCCGGCAAGAACAACTTCACCCGCGGTGAGCCCGAGCATGGCGGCGATATCGCGAGCGAACTCGAGCGTATCGTCACGCTGCACGATGCATCGACCATCGCGGCCGTCATCGTCGAGCCGGTTGCCGGCTCCACCGGCGTTCTCATTCCGCCGAAGGGCTATCTGCAGAAGCTGCGCGAAATCTGCACCAAGCACGGCATCCTGTTGATCTTCGACGAGGTCATCACCGGCTTTGGCCGCCTGGGCGCTCCCTTCGCCGCTCAATATTACGATGTGAAGCCGGACATGATCACGGCCGCCAAGGGCCTGACCAACGGCGTCATCCCGATGGGCGCTGTCTTCGTCACCTCGGAGATCCATGACGCCTTCATGCAGGGACCCGAGCATATGATCGAGTTCTTCCACGGCTACACCTATTCCGGCAATCCGATCGCCGCAGCAGCAGCGCTTGCGACGCTCGACACCTACAAGGAAGAGGGCCTGCTCACTCGCGCGGCCGAACTTTCAGACTACTGGGCCGACGCTCTGCACTCCCTTAAGGACTGCCCGAATGTCATCGACATCAGAAACACCGGCCTGATCGGCGCCATCGAACTAGACCCCATCGCCGGCGAACCCACCAAACGCGCCTTCACCGCCTTCCTGAAGGCCTATGAGAAGGGCCTGCTGATCCGCACCACCGGCGACATCATCGCCCTCTCGCCGCCGCTGATCATCGAGAAGCACCACATCGACGAGCTGTTCGGCAAGCTGAGAGAGATCTTGCAGAATAATATCTAG
- a CDS encoding IS110 family transposase produces METIVGIDVSKERLDVAVLPQGEVFAVGNDHAGVDALVERLQAVGVDVIALEATGGFETLAVAGLSSAGLTVLVVNPAQVRAYAHAIGRRAKTDPIDAAVIAAFVLATKPEIRPLRDAETQALSELVARRRQIVQMIVAEENRLRMALAKQAQKSIKRLLAALRRELESLDADLDDHIRKSPVWRVRETLLVSVPGVGPTTARTLLAELPELGSLDRRQIASLAGLAPWTRQSGQWKGKSFIGGGRGKVRAVLFMAALVASRHNPSLKAFRDRLVAAGKPKIVAIVATMRKLLTILNAIIRDARPWQNA; encoded by the coding sequence ATGGAAACGATTGTTGGCATTGATGTTTCGAAAGAGCGGCTGGATGTTGCAGTCCTGCCGCAAGGGGAGGTTTTTGCCGTTGGCAATGACCATGCCGGTGTCGATGCGTTGGTCGAGCGGCTGCAGGCGGTCGGCGTCGATGTGATTGCGCTTGAGGCGACGGGCGGCTTCGAGACGCTGGCGGTGGCCGGTCTGTCATCGGCCGGATTGACGGTTCTCGTCGTCAATCCGGCGCAAGTGCGCGCCTATGCCCATGCGATCGGCCGCAGGGCCAAGACCGATCCGATCGATGCCGCCGTCATCGCCGCCTTCGTCCTGGCGACGAAGCCGGAGATCCGGCCGTTGCGCGATGCCGAGACACAGGCTCTGTCCGAGCTGGTGGCCCGCAGGCGCCAGATCGTGCAGATGATCGTGGCCGAGGAGAACCGGTTGCGCATGGCGCTGGCCAAACAGGCGCAGAAAAGCATCAAGCGATTGCTTGCGGCCTTGCGGCGCGAACTCGAAAGCCTCGATGCCGATCTCGACGACCATATCCGCAAATCGCCGGTCTGGCGGGTGCGCGAGACGCTGCTCGTCTCGGTGCCAGGTGTCGGGCCGACAACGGCGCGCACGCTGCTGGCCGAGCTGCCCGAACTCGGCAGCCTCGACCGGCGCCAGATCGCCTCACTGGCAGGGCTTGCGCCCTGGACGCGGCAATCGGGTCAATGGAAAGGCAAGAGCTTCATCGGCGGCGGCAGAGGCAAGGTGCGCGCCGTGCTGTTCATGGCCGCCCTCGTCGCCAGCCGCCATAACCCAAGCCTCAAGGCCTTCCGTGACCGCCTCGTGGCAGCCGGAAAGCCAAAGATCGTCGCCATCGTCGCTACCATGCGAAAGCTGCTCACCATCCTCAACGCCATCATCAGGGACGCACGACCGTGGCAAAACGCTTGA